The DNA window GTCACACGCGTTCCCATACCGAACACGACCGTTAAGCCTTCCAGCGCCGATGGTACTTGGGGTTTTACCCCTGGGAGAGTAGGACGTTGCCGGGCAAGCTAAAACGACTTCTGATGGAGTCGTTTTTTTGTTGGACAGAAACCTCTAGGGGTGGATCCTAGGGACTTTTTTATGGAGAAAACGTCCACTTTCAACATTCGCTGAGAGAGTATGCGGAACCTGAATCGCAGCCAACTCGGAGAAGGGCATCCATGATTAGAGGAAGGTTCCGATGCCGACCTCGGAGCGTGGGCAGGGGAAGTGTCGCTCGTTGCGGAGGACGTTGCCGGGCAAACCAAACAACTTCAATTGAGAAGTCGTTTTTTAATTGAGAAGTCTTTTTTATTTGGTCTCTTAGGAGTTTATCCTAGGGCTTTTTATATAGAGATCAAGAAATTTGCCAAAAATTAAGCTATTTACGCGACTTTTTGCTAAGTAGCGAGTAAGCATACATGTAGAATAGATAAATTAGAAATAAAAGCAGAATGAGGAGGGGGCTTTTACATGCAGATTCTGCAAAGGGTTAAGAAAAATCAGAGTGAAGAGCAAAGGGGAACGTTTAACGTGAAAAGAAGTTGGTTAAAAATAGGGATACCTGTAATGCTTATATTCGTAATGTTAGGTGGATTATCGACACAGGTAGAAGCAAACGCTACAGATAGAGCGGTGGGTACAGATAGAATTCAGGTTTACCTTGATCGTTTTACCCTTGCTTTTGATGTAGAACCGAGAATTATTCCAACAAGTGAGGGCGGACATACCGTTGTTCCATTTAGAAAGCTGGCTGAGTCATTAGGTGTGCAGGTCACATGGAATCAAGCCAACCAGACAATCAAGGCAGTAGGATTTGATCGGGAGGTTGTGCTTACCATTAATCGCCAAGCCGCTCAAGTAGATGGTCAACCGTATGCTCTTGGTGTGGCGCCTTTTGTAGATAAGGGTCATACTTTAATTCCATTAAGGTTCTTCTCCGAAGTGTTTGGAGCCGATGTTAACTGGAACCAGCAGCAAAAAGTGATTCGTATCACATCACCAAAAACAAATATGTATACTTTTGCTTTCTATGGATTAGGTTCTTTTTCTCAGCGTCAGTATATCCCGAATTTTGATGGAATCGGTTATACATGGTCAAGAATCAATCAGCAAGGAGAGTGGACAATTTCAGCGGCTAATGGAAATGAATATAATTGGCCACAGGATCATCCAGATGCTACTACTCAGGACTTAATTGTCTCAGGGCAACAAGGCGGAGGTGAAGCATTTCTGATGGTGGCAGCCTTTGAATCTAGAGGTGAGGTTAGTGCTGTTTTACTAGATCAAGGTAAAAGAAATACAGCGTTACAGCAGATGCTAGATAAGGTGCAAGAGGAGAATATGGATGGAATCCTCATTGATTTTGAAGGGATTCGCAGCACAGAGGAGCATCAAGCTTTGAAGAAAGCTTTTACACGCTTCATACAGGATCTGACACAGCAAGCTAAGCAGCATGGACTGAAGATAGGAGTAGCACTTCCTCCACCAAACAATCATTTTAACGGCTATGAGTATGAGCTCATTGGTGAGGCTGCTGATTTTATTTTCTTAATGGCGTATGATTACAATCCTCGTGGAGCGGGGATCAATCATCAATTACCTGAACCGATGCTATTGGTGAACCAAGGTATAGAACAAACACTTGAGACTATTCCAGCATCCAAGATTGTACTAGGTATAAATGCTATTTATGAAACACCGGAAACGACGGTAGACAAAATTGGATTAGCGAAGAGACATGGTTTAAAAGGTATGGGTCTGTGGATTCTAAGAGGTGTAAACGTTGATTATATGAATCAAATGGGCAAAAGTATCTATCTTGAGAAGTAATGTTAATGAGAAGAAACAGTTGATGTAGTAACACCATAAAATGGGATAAATTGTATAATAATTTGACGGAATAAAAAAAACATGAT is part of the Bacillus horti genome and encodes:
- a CDS encoding stalk domain-containing protein, translated to MQILQRVKKNQSEEQRGTFNVKRSWLKIGIPVMLIFVMLGGLSTQVEANATDRAVGTDRIQVYLDRFTLAFDVEPRIIPTSEGGHTVVPFRKLAESLGVQVTWNQANQTIKAVGFDREVVLTINRQAAQVDGQPYALGVAPFVDKGHTLIPLRFFSEVFGADVNWNQQQKVIRITSPKTNMYTFAFYGLGSFSQRQYIPNFDGIGYTWSRINQQGEWTISAANGNEYNWPQDHPDATTQDLIVSGQQGGGEAFLMVAAFESRGEVSAVLLDQGKRNTALQQMLDKVQEENMDGILIDFEGIRSTEEHQALKKAFTRFIQDLTQQAKQHGLKIGVALPPPNNHFNGYEYELIGEAADFIFLMAYDYNPRGAGINHQLPEPMLLVNQGIEQTLETIPASKIVLGINAIYETPETTVDKIGLAKRHGLKGMGLWILRGVNVDYMNQMGKSIYLEK